From a region of the Streptomyces tirandamycinicus genome:
- a CDS encoding DUF3631 domain-containing protein, giving the protein MSANPPAPAMDGSALLDEVEAFHRRFNIFPLEAAYVAVTLWDAHAHLLDCFDSTPRLAFLSPEPGSGKSRALEIVETLVPQPMVAVNASASALFRAVSGMEGRPTILFDEIDTVFGPKAGENEQLRGFLNAGHRRSGVMWRCVGDGSNQQVQEFPSFCGVAVAGLGSLPDTILTRSVIVRMRRRAPNERVEPFRQRIHEKEGHALRDRLSTWAQSVRHLVDGVFPALPEGISDRPADVWEPLLAIADAAGGAWPERARAACIELVNAAKTSDKGSVGIRLLTDLRDYVFNGIDRLPTVAILDRLHSLEEAPWADMSGKPLDARGLSRMLREYMTADNAPIAARNIKAGGSVMKGYYASDLHDAWQRYCPPPAESALLPLPPLPGSSEAVSG; this is encoded by the coding sequence ATGAGCGCCAACCCGCCGGCACCCGCCATGGACGGCTCCGCACTGCTCGATGAGGTGGAAGCCTTCCACCGCCGCTTCAACATCTTCCCTCTCGAAGCCGCGTACGTCGCCGTGACGCTGTGGGACGCACACGCGCACCTGCTCGACTGCTTCGACTCCACACCGCGGCTCGCGTTCCTGTCGCCGGAGCCGGGTTCGGGCAAGTCCCGCGCGCTGGAGATCGTGGAAACCCTCGTCCCGCAACCCATGGTCGCGGTCAACGCCTCCGCCTCCGCGCTCTTCCGCGCGGTCTCGGGGATGGAGGGACGGCCCACGATCCTGTTTGACGAGATCGACACCGTATTCGGGCCCAAGGCCGGAGAGAACGAACAGCTCCGTGGCTTCCTGAACGCAGGTCACCGCCGCTCCGGCGTCATGTGGCGCTGCGTGGGTGACGGCTCCAACCAGCAGGTACAGGAGTTCCCGTCGTTCTGCGGAGTCGCGGTCGCTGGACTCGGCTCGCTGCCGGACACGATCCTCACGCGCTCGGTCATCGTCCGCATGCGCCGCCGCGCACCGAACGAGCGGGTGGAGCCGTTCCGGCAGCGCATCCACGAGAAGGAGGGGCACGCGCTGCGCGACCGGCTCTCCACGTGGGCGCAGTCCGTGCGCCACCTGGTCGACGGGGTGTTCCCGGCACTGCCGGAGGGCATCAGCGACCGGCCCGCGGACGTGTGGGAACCGCTGCTCGCCATCGCGGACGCGGCGGGCGGCGCGTGGCCGGAGCGGGCCCGCGCCGCGTGCATCGAGCTGGTGAACGCGGCCAAGACCAGCGATAAGGGCAGCGTCGGTATCCGGCTGTTGACCGACCTGCGCGACTACGTGTTCAACGGCATCGACCGTCTGCCCACCGTCGCCATCCTCGACAGGCTGCACAGCCTCGAAGAGGCACCGTGGGCGGACATGAGCGGTAAGCCGCTCGATGCTCGCGGGCTGTCGCGGATGCTGCGGGAGTACATGACCGCGGACAACGCCCCCATCGCGGCCCGCAACATCAAGGCCGGGGGGAGCGTCATGAAGGGCTACTACGCGAGCGATCTGCACGACGCGTGGCAGCGCTACTGCCCACCCCCCGCGGAAAGTGCGCTACTTCCGCTACCTCCGCTACCGGGCAGCTCAGAGGCGGTTTCCGGGTAG
- a CDS encoding helix-turn-helix domain-containing protein, protein MTTVAEPAEQLLYRPEEAAKALRIGRSMVYEEIRLGRLQTVRIGRRRLVPPEYIAQYVELLKREAEATA, encoded by the coding sequence ATGACCACGGTTGCTGAACCTGCCGAACAGCTCCTCTACCGCCCCGAAGAGGCCGCCAAGGCTCTCAGGATCGGACGCTCGATGGTCTACGAGGAGATACGCCTCGGACGACTTCAGACCGTCCGCATCGGCCGTCGCCGACTCGTGCCGCCGGAGTACATCGCGCAGTACGTCGAACTCCTTAAGCGCGAGGCAGAGGCCACCGCCTGA
- a CDS encoding DUF2637 domain-containing protein, translating to MTTVQTVESSAVPPLTRPEMGLAGIGALAAAGVGALGLISSFDAVSSAAARWGFGEPWMLPVGIDVAIPVFTVANLLLIRMDMALAWVRFVPWALTLITCGLNVAAGHGVWAKVAHGTMPLLWVVFSEIGAHIYAVRIGAATGRRMEKIRFSRWLLAFPSTFALWRRMTLWEVTSYSEALAREKERQLARADLRERYGRKWRSKTPRRERVMLRMGDLAPAAEQEMPAPPPADNPPAPADAKPRPRRRTPAKGKTKAQRTFEEALTEARTVTTEWTEAELTADRLRTTLHVSQANARKLREQLKAERANGRPLHSVDDPEGDGTTAEAA from the coding sequence ATGACGACCGTGCAGACCGTCGAGTCTTCGGCCGTGCCGCCGCTGACCCGCCCGGAAATGGGGCTCGCCGGTATCGGCGCGCTCGCCGCGGCCGGAGTCGGCGCACTCGGTCTGATCTCTTCCTTCGACGCGGTCTCGTCTGCCGCGGCTCGCTGGGGGTTCGGCGAGCCGTGGATGCTGCCGGTCGGTATCGACGTGGCCATCCCGGTGTTCACCGTGGCCAACCTGCTGTTGATCCGCATGGATATGGCGCTTGCGTGGGTGCGGTTCGTGCCCTGGGCGCTCACCCTGATCACCTGCGGGCTGAACGTTGCCGCCGGGCACGGCGTGTGGGCCAAGGTCGCGCACGGCACGATGCCGCTGCTGTGGGTGGTGTTCTCCGAGATCGGCGCGCACATCTACGCCGTGCGGATCGGCGCGGCCACCGGTCGCCGGATGGAGAAGATCCGGTTCTCTCGCTGGCTGCTGGCGTTTCCCTCCACGTTCGCGCTGTGGCGGCGCATGACGCTGTGGGAGGTCACCTCCTACTCCGAGGCACTGGCGCGGGAGAAGGAACGGCAGTTGGCCCGTGCGGACCTGCGCGAGCGCTACGGCCGAAAGTGGCGCTCGAAGACCCCGCGGCGCGAGCGCGTGATGCTGCGCATGGGCGACCTGGCCCCCGCTGCTGAGCAGGAGATGCCCGCACCGCCCCCGGCGGACAATCCGCCGGCACCGGCTGACGCCAAGCCGCGCCCGCGCCGCCGCACCCCGGCCAAGGGCAAGACCAAGGCACAGCGCACCTTCGAGGAGGCGCTGACCGAGGCGCGCACGGTCACCACAGAGTGGACCGAGGCGGAGCTGACCGCGGACCGTCTGCGCACCACGCTTCATGTCTCGCAGGCCAACGCCCGAAAGCTGCGCGAGCAGTTGAAGGCAGAGCGTGCCAACGGCCGTCCGTTGCACTCCGTGGACGACCCGGAGGGCGACGGCACGACGGCTGAGGCTGCCTGA
- a CDS encoding RRQRL motif-containing zinc-binding protein, translating into MFAKCFDPTGARHGLPTYPWRYAPDGLATKRQLRARGLRPGGQSIAAQIMRPRYRRGPLVAYLYRVDRAKPVRPMTPGKWAALAKANRARRTCPACRQDAGYVIPTSVGMCVPCAYPEEQRAA; encoded by the coding sequence ATGTTCGCCAAGTGCTTCGACCCGACCGGCGCAAGGCACGGACTGCCCACCTACCCGTGGCGCTACGCCCCCGACGGACTCGCCACCAAACGGCAGCTACGGGCCCGCGGCTTACGGCCCGGTGGGCAGTCCATCGCAGCGCAGATCATGCGCCCGCGCTACCGGCGTGGCCCGCTGGTCGCCTACCTCTACCGCGTAGACCGCGCCAAGCCCGTCCGACCGATGACACCAGGGAAGTGGGCCGCGCTCGCCAAGGCGAACCGGGCCCGCCGCACATGCCCCGCCTGCCGACAGGACGCCGGATACGTCATCCCTACCTCAGTCGGCATGTGCGTGCCCTGCGCCTACCCCGAGGAACAGCGCGCCGCCTGA
- a CDS encoding GntR family transcriptional regulator gives MSADISKDDPRPESEQAADILRQEILCGDIKPGAHVGSVRDLATRFKISGMTVQRALAILREDGLILTTSRGSYARDPQQAAEGSEADAGVDLPEVLRQLEHLTSQVSELRGRLEALESRSAPSA, from the coding sequence ATGAGCGCTGATATCTCGAAAGACGACCCCAGACCGGAGTCCGAGCAGGCGGCCGACATCCTGCGGCAAGAGATCTTGTGTGGCGACATCAAGCCGGGGGCCCATGTGGGTTCCGTGCGAGACTTGGCTACGCGGTTCAAGATCTCGGGAATGACGGTGCAGCGAGCCCTTGCGATCCTCCGTGAGGATGGGCTCATCCTGACCACGTCGCGCGGCAGCTACGCTCGCGATCCGCAGCAAGCCGCCGAAGGCAGCGAAGCCGACGCGGGTGTCGACCTTCCCGAAGTCCTGCGTCAGCTCGAACATCTCACCTCCCAAGTCTCGGAACTTCGGGGCAGGCTCGAAGCGCTCGAAAGCCGCTCCGCGCCGAGTGCCTGA
- a CDS encoding metallophosphoesterase translates to MRARYGLPLKIGAGVTALGAAGIAYAAGFEARSFRLRRVTVPVLPRGMRPLRVLQVSDIHMVCGQRKKRAWLQSLAGLRPDLVVNTGDNLSDTDGVPEVLDALGPLMEYPGVYVFGSNDYYGPKLRNPARYLIEKAQGRHGLNGNAPAVGAVHNPWEGLRDAFDAAGWIGLNNARGRLKLDGGLELAFTGVDDPHIKRDRYEEVAGGPDRTADFSMAVVHAPYLRSLDAFTTEGYPLILAGHTHGGQLCIPFYGALITNCDIDTDRVKGLSTHRSDGLVSYLHVSAGCGTNRYTPVRFACPPEATLLTLVARD, encoded by the coding sequence ATGCGCGCACGCTACGGCCTCCCCCTCAAAATCGGTGCCGGTGTCACGGCTCTCGGAGCAGCCGGCATCGCCTACGCGGCCGGGTTCGAAGCCCGCTCCTTCCGGCTCCGGCGGGTGACGGTCCCGGTTCTGCCGAGAGGGATGCGCCCACTGCGGGTGCTGCAGGTCTCCGACATCCACATGGTCTGCGGACAGCGAAAGAAGCGCGCCTGGCTGCAGTCCCTGGCGGGGCTGCGCCCCGACCTCGTCGTCAACACCGGCGACAACCTGTCGGACACCGACGGCGTGCCCGAGGTACTCGACGCCCTCGGGCCGCTGATGGAGTACCCGGGTGTGTACGTCTTCGGCTCCAACGACTACTACGGCCCGAAGCTGCGCAACCCGGCCCGCTATCTGATCGAGAAGGCCCAGGGCCGCCACGGGCTCAACGGCAACGCCCCGGCGGTGGGCGCCGTGCACAACCCGTGGGAGGGCCTCCGGGACGCCTTCGACGCGGCGGGCTGGATCGGGCTGAACAACGCGCGCGGCCGCCTGAAGCTCGACGGCGGCCTCGAGCTCGCCTTCACCGGAGTCGACGATCCGCACATCAAGCGGGACCGGTACGAGGAGGTCGCCGGCGGTCCCGACCGGACGGCCGACTTCTCGATGGCGGTCGTCCACGCCCCCTATCTGCGCTCTCTCGACGCCTTCACCACCGAGGGCTACCCCTTGATCCTCGCGGGCCACACCCACGGCGGCCAGCTGTGCATCCCGTTCTACGGCGCCCTGATCACCAACTGCGACATCGACACCGACCGGGTGAAGGGCCTGTCCACCCACAGGTCCGACGGCCTCGTCTCCTACCTGCACGTCTCCGCCGGCTGCGGCACCAACCGCTACACCCCGGTCCGCTTCGCCTGCCCCCCGGAGGCGACGCTGCTGACACTGGTGGCGCGGGACTGA
- a CDS encoding GatB/YqeY domain-containing protein: MTTLKSKLQEDLTEAIRARDELRSSTLRLTLSAITKEEVAGKEARELSDDEVQKVIAKEAKKRREAAEAFAQGGRAEQADREKAEGAILDAYLPQQLTDDELNGIVTQAVEEARAAGAEGPRAMGAVMKIVNPKVAGRAEGGRVAAAVKRMLAG, from the coding sequence ATGACCACGCTCAAGTCCAAGCTGCAGGAAGACCTCACCGAGGCGATCAGGGCGCGCGACGAGCTGCGCTCCTCGACGCTCCGGCTGACCCTTTCCGCGATCACCAAGGAGGAGGTCGCGGGCAAGGAGGCGCGTGAGCTCTCCGACGACGAGGTCCAGAAGGTGATCGCCAAGGAGGCGAAGAAGCGCCGCGAGGCGGCCGAGGCCTTCGCCCAGGGCGGTCGTGCCGAGCAGGCGGACCGCGAGAAGGCGGAGGGGGCGATCCTCGACGCCTACCTGCCGCAGCAGCTGACGGACGACGAGTTGAACGGCATCGTGACCCAGGCCGTCGAGGAGGCCAGGGCGGCGGGCGCGGAGGGCCCCCGGGCGATGGGCGCGGTCATGAAGATCGTCAACCCGAAGGTGGCGGGCCGCGCCGAGGGCGGCCGGGTGGCCGCGGCCGTCAAGAGGATGCTCGCCGGCTGA
- a CDS encoding glycosyltransferase 87 family protein, protein MRIPATTRGRVLAGLGMAAVVIFFLATVPFHRNWFDLHVYYGAVKHWIGGDPIYDYLRPGTHYGFTYPPFAALCMLPMALVGWHSALAISQLMNVAAAAVVIHVCLAATIRRESRHRWFAYAVAACMLALLEPVRDTVSFGQVNLLLLALVLADCRLLAAGRERFPSLGRLAGLGIGLAAAIKLTPAIFICYLLVTRRWRAAGVAIGTASGATLLAAWVAPTASRTFWTEAMWNTDRVGSLSYVSNQSWQGMLARLTEPFAEPSRAVWAVGVLLLMWLWARRARQAVAAGDELAGFALTGIAACLVSPVTWVHHLVWLIPALAVLTDKGLRAAPGGRRRRRLLTWALATYAILCSSMVWLWRWNDGGAPGFLGANAYVWIALLLLLLLPLGGPGTDGDGPYAESGPSATMGTCAHATASPSKSVPVSRLSEQPASPTRPGSKPAPSGSGG, encoded by the coding sequence GTGAGGATCCCCGCGACCACGCGGGGCCGCGTCCTGGCGGGCCTCGGCATGGCGGCGGTGGTGATCTTCTTCCTCGCGACCGTGCCCTTCCACCGGAACTGGTTCGACCTGCACGTCTACTACGGGGCGGTCAAGCACTGGATCGGCGGCGACCCGATCTACGACTACCTCAGGCCCGGAACCCACTACGGCTTCACATATCCGCCCTTCGCGGCGCTGTGCATGCTGCCGATGGCCCTCGTCGGCTGGCACAGCGCACTGGCGATAAGCCAGCTCATGAACGTCGCGGCCGCCGCAGTCGTCATCCACGTCTGCCTCGCCGCGACGATCCGCCGGGAGAGCCGCCACAGATGGTTCGCGTACGCCGTCGCGGCCTGCATGCTCGCCCTGCTGGAGCCCGTCCGGGACACCGTGAGCTTCGGCCAGGTCAACCTGCTGCTCCTCGCGCTGGTCCTCGCCGACTGCCGGCTGCTGGCCGCCGGGCGGGAACGCTTCCCGTCCCTCGGGCGGCTGGCCGGTCTCGGCATCGGCCTCGCCGCCGCGATCAAGCTCACCCCGGCGATCTTCATCTGCTACCTGCTGGTCACCCGCCGGTGGCGGGCGGCCGGGGTCGCCATCGGCACCGCGAGCGGTGCGACCCTCCTCGCGGCATGGGTGGCACCGACCGCGTCGCGCACGTTCTGGACCGAGGCGATGTGGAACACCGACCGGGTCGGTTCGCTCTCCTATGTCTCCAACCAGTCCTGGCAGGGCATGCTGGCCCGGCTCACCGAACCGTTCGCCGAGCCCAGCCGCGCCGTGTGGGCAGTCGGCGTACTGCTCCTGATGTGGCTGTGGGCCCGGCGGGCACGGCAGGCCGTCGCCGCGGGTGACGAGCTCGCCGGCTTCGCCTTGACGGGTATCGCCGCGTGCCTGGTGAGCCCGGTCACCTGGGTGCACCACCTCGTCTGGCTCATCCCGGCCCTCGCCGTACTCACCGACAAGGGGCTGCGGGCGGCGCCGGGTGGGCGGCGCCGGCGCAGGCTGCTGACCTGGGCCCTCGCCACCTACGCCATCCTGTGCAGCAGCATGGTGTGGTTGTGGCGCTGGAACGACGGCGGTGCGCCCGGGTTCCTGGGCGCCAACGCCTACGTGTGGATAGCGCTGCTCCTCCTCCTGCTCCTGCCGCTCGGGGGGCCGGGCACGGACGGGGACGGGCCGTATGCGGAGAGCGGGCCGTCTGCGACCATGGGCACATGCGCGCACGCTACGGCCTCCCCCTCAAAATCGGTGCCGGTGTCACGGCTCTCGGAGCAGCCGGCATCGCCTACGCGGCCGGGTTCGAAGCCCGCTCCTTCCGGCTCCGGCGGGTGA
- a CDS encoding bifunctional DNA primase/polymerase: MNRHLLFAALDAAERGWAVLPLRPGDKRPALHGEDVCPGIGDCAGGHRKWEERATIDPDRIRRAWGDLPFNVGIATGPSGLVVVDLDMPKRKSSTDTPNGVTTFTALCERAGHAVPTTRTVRTASGGVHLYFTVPPGVRLGNTAGRLGKRIDTRAWGGYVVAPGSLTPTGAYAVVNDMPPAPLPEWVYTSLTARQSSRALMPTPASVRASSYAAAGLNAETASVRAAPEGERNATLLRAARALGRFIAWGDLPRGQVEEALQWAGEQAGLSPRSCEATIRSGLNWSIARNGQRRAA, from the coding sequence ATGAACCGTCACCTCCTGTTCGCCGCCCTGGATGCCGCGGAACGCGGATGGGCCGTCCTCCCGCTGCGTCCCGGCGACAAGCGTCCGGCCCTGCACGGTGAGGACGTCTGCCCCGGCATTGGGGACTGCGCGGGCGGTCACCGCAAGTGGGAAGAGCGCGCCACCATCGACCCGGACCGCATCCGCCGCGCGTGGGGCGACCTGCCGTTCAACGTCGGCATCGCGACCGGCCCGTCCGGGCTGGTCGTCGTCGACCTCGACATGCCCAAGCGGAAGAGCAGTACGGACACGCCTAACGGCGTGACGACCTTCACGGCGCTCTGCGAGCGCGCCGGGCACGCCGTCCCCACCACACGCACGGTGCGGACCGCGAGCGGCGGGGTCCACCTGTACTTCACCGTCCCGCCCGGCGTCCGGCTCGGCAACACGGCCGGACGGCTCGGCAAGCGCATCGACACCCGCGCGTGGGGTGGCTACGTCGTTGCCCCCGGCAGCCTCACCCCCACGGGCGCCTACGCGGTCGTCAACGACATGCCGCCCGCGCCCCTGCCGGAGTGGGTGTACACCAGCCTGACGGCCCGTCAGTCTTCGCGGGCACTAATGCCTACACCGGCGTCCGTGCGGGCGTCCAGCTATGCCGCAGCGGGCTTGAACGCGGAAACCGCGAGCGTTCGAGCGGCCCCCGAGGGCGAGCGCAACGCCACCTTGCTCCGGGCGGCGCGAGCCCTGGGGCGGTTTATCGCGTGGGGCGACCTTCCCAGGGGGCAGGTTGAGGAGGCTCTTCAGTGGGCGGGGGAGCAGGCCGGTCTGTCGCCGCGATCGTGTGAGGCGACCATTCGTAGCGGTCTGAACTGGTCGATTGCCCGCAACGGTCAGCGGAGGGCGGCATGA
- a CDS encoding cell division protein FtsK — MKHPDDENELFNRLEAEMSADSGGEVVDLDKARSARTESADPTARPDSDPSADSGADRSGTESPDPTAPVMVDQPAPTATGPGYLGRLAGAHRRAVVPEWLRSVVELRTATAWVARHYAHAAGYHALRAPVYAARLALQAPSGAARFVGGTMRWVADREGEPVRLAAVRREDAAEYLKLSRQRDGRVRLRTLVAVLAMFVGLGAVLAMYVLAPDWLQAVSVGAVVMALGFAGQQADAPVIHRAVELPKAVKLTSDIVLRALGALGIPAINQAQSKGRDGFEFTAPITRDGPGWRAEGNLPYGVTVTDVIERRDRLASGLRRPLGCVWPEAVPDEHTGHLVLWVGDQDMSKAKQPKWPLLKSGSVDLFKPVAYGTDQRGRWVEATLMYIAGVIGAIPRMGKTFLLRLLLLIAALDPRAELHTYDMKGTGDLDPVGDAVSHRHAAGDDDESITYCLNDFRALREELRRRTKVIRSLPRDVCPESKVTSALADKRSLGLHPIVIGVDECQVLFEHPEHAKEFEEIATDLVKRGPATGIVLLLATQRPDAKALPTGISANASARWCLKVMGQLENDMVLGTSAYKRGVRATMFAWGDKGIHYFVGEGSDARIVRSVYVDGQGAEAIGARARRLREEAGTLSGHALGEASEPVTSAYDLLRDILAVVPADEPKVWSETVVARLAELREEVYDGWDPEGLAAALKPHGVSTIQVGRRVKGKVVNRRGIDRSHIVTTIAERDGKRDAG, encoded by the coding sequence GTGAAGCACCCCGACGACGAGAACGAACTCTTCAACCGACTCGAAGCCGAGATGTCGGCCGACTCCGGGGGCGAGGTAGTCGACCTCGACAAGGCACGGTCGGCCCGTACGGAGTCGGCCGACCCGACTGCCCGACCCGACTCCGACCCGTCGGCCGACTCCGGCGCGGACCGGTCGGGTACCGAGTCGCCCGACCCGACCGCACCCGTGATGGTCGACCAACCGGCCCCGACCGCCACCGGTCCGGGCTACCTCGGTCGGCTCGCTGGCGCGCACCGCCGGGCGGTCGTTCCCGAGTGGCTGCGGTCGGTGGTGGAGCTGCGGACCGCCACGGCGTGGGTGGCCCGCCACTACGCCCATGCCGCCGGGTATCACGCGCTGCGTGCCCCGGTCTACGCCGCCCGGCTCGCCCTGCAAGCCCCGTCCGGTGCCGCGCGGTTCGTGGGCGGCACGATGCGGTGGGTGGCCGACCGCGAGGGGGAGCCGGTCCGACTCGCCGCGGTCCGGCGTGAGGATGCCGCGGAGTACCTGAAGCTGTCGCGGCAGCGCGACGGACGCGTCCGACTGCGCACCCTCGTGGCGGTGCTCGCGATGTTCGTTGGCTTGGGTGCCGTGCTCGCGATGTACGTGCTTGCTCCCGACTGGCTTCAGGCGGTTTCGGTGGGCGCGGTCGTGATGGCGCTCGGGTTCGCCGGTCAGCAGGCGGATGCCCCGGTCATCCACCGCGCGGTGGAGCTGCCCAAGGCGGTCAAGCTCACCAGTGACATCGTGCTGCGTGCGCTGGGTGCGCTGGGTATCCCGGCCATCAACCAGGCGCAGTCCAAGGGACGCGACGGGTTCGAGTTCACCGCCCCGATCACCCGCGACGGCCCCGGATGGCGGGCGGAGGGCAACCTCCCCTACGGCGTCACGGTGACGGACGTGATCGAGCGTCGCGACCGGCTCGCTTCCGGCCTGCGCCGGCCGCTGGGGTGTGTGTGGCCCGAGGCGGTACCGGATGAGCACACCGGACATCTCGTGCTGTGGGTCGGTGATCAGGACATGTCCAAGGCGAAGCAGCCCAAGTGGCCGCTGCTCAAGTCCGGCAGCGTGGATCTGTTCAAGCCGGTCGCCTACGGCACTGACCAGCGCGGACGCTGGGTCGAAGCCACGCTCATGTACATCGCGGGCGTCATCGGCGCCATCCCGCGCATGGGCAAGACGTTCCTGCTGCGCCTGCTGCTGCTCATCGCCGCTCTCGACCCGCGGGCGGAGCTCCACACCTACGACATGAAGGGCACCGGCGACCTCGACCCGGTCGGCGACGCCGTCTCCCACCGGCACGCCGCGGGCGACGACGACGAGTCCATCACCTACTGCCTGAACGACTTCCGCGCGCTGCGCGAGGAGTTGCGGCGGCGTACCAAGGTGATCCGCTCGCTGCCGCGGGATGTCTGCCCGGAGTCGAAGGTGACCAGCGCGCTTGCCGACAAGCGCTCCCTGGGGCTGCACCCGATCGTGATCGGGGTGGATGAGTGCCAGGTTCTCTTCGAGCACCCCGAGCACGCCAAGGAGTTCGAGGAGATCGCAACCGACCTGGTCAAGCGCGGTCCGGCCACCGGCATCGTGCTGCTGCTCGCCACGCAGCGCCCGGACGCCAAGGCGCTGCCCACCGGCATCAGCGCGAACGCGTCGGCTCGTTGGTGCCTGAAGGTCATGGGTCAGCTCGAAAACGACATGGTGCTTGGCACGTCCGCCTACAAGCGCGGGGTGCGGGCGACCATGTTCGCCTGGGGTGACAAGGGCATTCACTACTTCGTCGGTGAAGGCTCCGACGCCCGGATTGTGCGCTCCGTCTACGTCGACGGCCAGGGTGCCGAAGCCATCGGCGCCCGTGCCCGCCGCTTGCGCGAGGAAGCGGGCACCCTGTCCGGTCATGCGCTCGGCGAGGCATCCGAGCCGGTGACCAGCGCGTATGACCTGCTGCGCGACATCCTCGCCGTGGTGCCGGCCGATGAGCCCAAGGTGTGGTCCGAGACCGTCGTTGCCCGTCTCGCAGAGCTGCGCGAGGAGGTCTACGACGGATGGGACCCCGAGGGACTGGCCGCGGCTCTGAAGCCGCACGGCGTCTCCACGATCCAGGTGGGCCGCCGAGTGAAGGGCAAGGTCGTCAATCGGCGCGGCATCGACCGCTCCCACATCGTCACCACGATTGCGGAGCGTGACGGGAAGCGGGACGCGGGCTGA
- a CDS encoding site-specific integrase: MTETPKRAQRAGHGADTIYWDPAKKSYVGAVSLGYAPNGKRRRPKVYGKTKTEVRQKIRDLKKEVQTGVKAPANYTVADAVNDWLERGLKGRDEKGTIGKNRSMASKHLIPFIGKAKLKELSADDVDDWLDDRAEFLATRSLRDLLAVLRRSIAHAQRRDKAARNVALLVTAPEGRPGRPSKALNLEQAKAVLTAARPSRLYAYLVLSLLSGVRTEEARPLTWDHVYLETTDGIPPHVAVWRSVRKHGETKTRKSRRTVALPKQVVEVLEEHMRWQKQERASRGMEWSPTGRVFTTRSGEPLDAANVRRDFKAIVKKAGLKPEWTPRELRHSFVSLLSDHGIPLERIALLVGHSSQATTEAVYRKQLRPVITQGAEAMDDIFAEDQEVEAAEGDEESDAVA, translated from the coding sequence ATGACCGAGACTCCGAAGCGCGCCCAAAGGGCTGGCCACGGTGCAGACACGATCTATTGGGACCCCGCCAAGAAGAGCTACGTGGGCGCCGTCTCGCTGGGGTACGCCCCGAACGGCAAGCGCCGTCGACCGAAGGTGTACGGCAAGACGAAGACCGAAGTGCGCCAGAAGATCCGGGACTTGAAGAAGGAGGTGCAGACGGGCGTCAAGGCGCCGGCCAACTACACCGTGGCCGACGCGGTGAACGACTGGTTGGAGCGCGGGCTGAAGGGGCGCGACGAGAAGGGCACCATCGGCAAGAACCGCTCGATGGCGAGCAAGCACCTAATCCCGTTCATCGGCAAGGCCAAGCTGAAGGAACTCAGCGCGGACGACGTGGACGACTGGTTGGACGACAGGGCGGAATTCCTCGCGACTCGAAGCCTGCGTGACCTGCTCGCCGTCCTGCGCCGCTCCATCGCGCACGCTCAGCGCAGGGACAAGGCTGCGCGGAACGTCGCCCTACTCGTCACCGCACCGGAAGGGCGCCCCGGCCGTCCGAGCAAGGCGCTGAACCTGGAGCAGGCGAAGGCCGTGCTCACCGCCGCGCGTCCGTCACGGCTTTATGCCTACCTCGTGCTCTCGCTCCTGAGCGGAGTCCGCACCGAAGAGGCACGGCCCCTCACCTGGGATCACGTCTACCTGGAGACGACGGACGGCATACCGCCGCACGTCGCCGTCTGGCGCTCGGTGCGAAAGCACGGTGAGACGAAGACCCGGAAGAGCCGCCGGACTGTCGCTCTGCCGAAGCAGGTGGTCGAAGTGCTCGAAGAGCACATGCGATGGCAGAAGCAGGAGCGAGCATCGAGGGGGATGGAGTGGAGCCCGACCGGCCGTGTCTTCACGACTCGGAGCGGCGAGCCGCTTGACGCGGCCAACGTCCGGCGAGACTTCAAGGCCATCGTGAAGAAGGCCGGACTGAAGCCTGAGTGGACGCCGCGGGAGCTCCGGCACAGCTTCGTGTCCCTGCTCTCCGATCACGGCATCCCCCTGGAGCGGATCGCGCTCTTGGTCGGTCACAGCAGTCAGGCGACCACAGAGGCGGTCTACCGCAAGCAGCTCCGGCCCGTGATCACGCAGGGTGCCGAAGCGATGGATGACATCTTCGCCGAAGATCAGGAAGTGGAGGCCGCGGAGGGCGACGAAGAGAGCGACGCCGTGGCCTGA